A region from the Rheinheimera mangrovi genome encodes:
- a CDS encoding DUF3142 domain-containing protein, translated as MNLQFKIISLLFSLWVLCSCTPQLNSTFSQHIYIWQRVWNSEHAQALAQSKADFSVLRVLGLQLHQTKTGPVWTQAKVGLPLLSADGRAVQLVVRFDGQLKLLPKAVLQQKILTLLQLWQQQGVKVTQLELDYDCASSQLGAYALWIKELRQVLPQTLALSITALPDWLGKPGWSELQQQIDELTLQVHSVISPEQGLFQPELAKRWAQQLAAKAQKPFYIAVPSYHSALLKQEQGWLVESEQALQSQSERQELWLDALAVQGFSLWLKQQDWPLLQGLAWFRLPLPSDKRSWSYSQLQAVSSGKTLTADLKLSLHGEAPQFELVAENHGFVAAPLPAEINLSGALCSAADAVSGYMLQRAKDKNQLRFVLAEAGTMVQPRQRLVLGWASCQSLTLWAFKG; from the coding sequence TTGAATCTTCAGTTCAAAATAATCAGCCTGTTGTTTAGTCTTTGGGTGTTGTGCTCTTGCACTCCACAGCTCAATTCCACTTTTTCTCAGCATATTTATATCTGGCAGCGCGTCTGGAACTCAGAACATGCGCAAGCTTTGGCCCAAAGCAAAGCTGACTTCAGTGTATTGAGAGTATTAGGCTTACAGCTGCATCAGACAAAAACCGGCCCGGTCTGGACACAAGCTAAGGTTGGTTTACCGCTGCTCTCTGCTGATGGACGGGCTGTACAGCTAGTGGTGCGCTTCGATGGTCAGCTCAAACTCTTACCAAAAGCAGTGTTGCAACAAAAAATACTGACGCTGCTGCAATTGTGGCAACAGCAAGGTGTAAAGGTCACTCAACTGGAGCTGGATTATGACTGTGCCAGCAGCCAGCTCGGCGCTTATGCGCTCTGGATAAAAGAATTACGTCAGGTGTTGCCTCAGACTCTGGCTTTAAGCATAACGGCTTTACCGGACTGGTTAGGCAAGCCGGGTTGGTCCGAGTTACAACAGCAGATTGATGAACTGACCTTACAGGTGCATTCGGTTATATCGCCTGAACAAGGCTTGTTTCAACCAGAGCTCGCCAAAAGATGGGCGCAACAATTGGCGGCAAAGGCACAAAAGCCATTTTATATTGCTGTGCCTTCCTATCATTCTGCATTGTTAAAACAAGAACAGGGCTGGCTTGTTGAGAGTGAACAAGCATTGCAAAGTCAAAGCGAACGACAAGAGTTATGGCTGGATGCTTTAGCAGTGCAGGGCTTTAGTTTGTGGTTAAAGCAGCAAGACTGGCCGCTGTTGCAGGGGCTAGCCTGGTTTCGTTTACCTTTGCCATCCGATAAACGCAGCTGGTCCTATTCCCAATTACAGGCAGTCAGTTCGGGTAAAACGCTCACGGCTGACTTGAAATTAAGTTTGCATGGTGAAGCTCCGCAGTTTGAACTGGTGGCAGAAAACCATGGGTTTGTAGCCGCACCATTACCTGCAGAGATCAACTTGTCTGGCGCTTTGTGCAGTGCTGCAGATGCGGTTTCCGGGTATATGCTACAGCGTGCAAAGGACAAGAATCAGTTGCGTTTTGTTTTAGCTGAAGCTGGAACCATGGTGCAACCTCGTCAACGTTTGGTACTGGGCTGGGCGTCTTGCCAGAGCTTAACCCTTTGGGCATTTAAAGGATGA
- the yjfF gene encoding galactofuranose ABC transporter, permease protein YjfF, translating into MSRTYLPLWITFALVLLMFGAGASQFDGFASLRVVTNLISDNAFLLVTALGMTLVILSGGIDLSVGSVIALSGVAAALLIGPYQWHPLLAFAVILPCAALFGAGMGALIQYYQLQPFIVTLAGMFLARGVATLLSEESVAIEHPFYDAVAEFGLELPDGGWLGATSLLTIALVLLMLVLTHYSRFGSYVYALGGNSQSAQLMGVPVARTTILLYASSSMLAAMAGIIFSFYTYSGYALAAVGVELDAIAAVVIGGTLLTGGSGFIIGTVLGVLLMGLIQTYINFDGSLSSWWSKIVIGGLLFFFIALQKLLSKKLQNKTGGHA; encoded by the coding sequence ATGTCCCGCACTTATTTACCTTTGTGGATCACTTTTGCCCTGGTGTTGTTGATGTTTGGCGCTGGTGCCAGCCAGTTTGATGGTTTTGCCAGTCTGCGAGTGGTTACTAACTTAATTAGCGACAATGCCTTTTTGCTGGTGACTGCTTTGGGTATGACTCTGGTGATTTTATCTGGTGGCATTGACCTGTCCGTCGGCTCAGTGATTGCCTTAAGCGGCGTGGCGGCGGCTTTATTGATAGGGCCTTATCAGTGGCATCCACTACTGGCTTTTGCAGTGATATTGCCCTGTGCTGCGCTTTTTGGTGCTGGGATGGGCGCTTTAATTCAGTACTACCAATTGCAGCCTTTTATTGTCACTTTGGCTGGTATGTTTTTGGCGCGCGGTGTGGCAACGCTGTTGAGTGAAGAGTCTGTGGCTATTGAACATCCGTTTTATGATGCAGTGGCCGAGTTTGGCCTGGAGCTGCCGGATGGCGGCTGGCTGGGTGCCACATCTTTGCTGACCATAGCGCTGGTGCTGTTGATGTTGGTACTTACTCACTACAGTCGCTTTGGCTCTTATGTCTATGCTTTAGGCGGAAATAGCCAATCCGCTCAACTGATGGGTGTTCCAGTGGCCCGCACTACTATTTTGCTGTACGCCTCAAGCAGTATGCTGGCGGCCATGGCTGGTATTATTTTTAGTTTTTATACCTACTCAGGTTATGCGCTGGCAGCTGTAGGTGTCGAGCTGGATGCTATAGCAGCAGTAGTGATAGGCGGTACCTTACTGACAGGTGGCAGCGGTTTTATTATCGGCACTGTGTTGGGGGTATTGCTGATGGGCCTTATTCAAACTTATATCAATTTTGACGGTAGTTTAAGCAGTTGGTGGAGCAAAATAGTCATAGGTGGCTTGTTGTTTTTCTTTATCGCTTTGCAAAAGCTACTGAGTAAAAAATTACAGAATAAAACCGGAGGCCACGCATGA
- a CDS encoding ABC transporter permease — MNSSQPEHQNAGQSNAEQLKAARQARYSPGQSAHKFSLYLYPLVALALLLLVNLLLDPQFFSLQWQDGRLYGPLIDIVNRSAPVALLAIGMSLVIATGGIDLSVGAVMAICGAVCANLLVLGDWSIPTVIGLAVLTGLACGLVNGFMVSYLGIQPIVATLVLMVAGRGVAQLLNQGQIVTFQNPDFAALGSGSFLGLPVPVWLVLLALLIMQLLLRRTALGLFIEAVGCNAKASRYLGIDDRGIKLTVYLLAGGCAALAGIIATADIQGSDANNAGLWLELDAILAVVIGGAALTGGRFSLPRAVIGVLIIQALSTTIVVSGLPSKFNLLIKALVILLVLMLQSELFRNQLKALFSFGKARGGKA; from the coding sequence TTGAACTCAAGCCAACCTGAACACCAAAACGCCGGGCAATCCAATGCGGAGCAACTCAAGGCTGCCCGCCAGGCGCGTTATAGCCCTGGCCAGTCGGCGCATAAATTCAGCTTATACCTCTATCCTTTAGTGGCTTTAGCCTTGTTATTGCTGGTGAATCTGCTGCTGGACCCACAGTTTTTTTCACTGCAATGGCAGGATGGTCGTTTGTATGGGCCTTTGATTGATATTGTAAACCGCAGTGCGCCTGTGGCTTTGCTGGCCATCGGCATGAGTTTAGTGATAGCCACAGGTGGCATTGACTTGTCGGTTGGTGCTGTGATGGCTATTTGCGGCGCAGTGTGCGCTAACTTATTAGTGCTGGGTGACTGGTCTATTCCGACTGTGATAGGCCTGGCTGTACTGACAGGTTTAGCTTGTGGACTGGTGAATGGCTTTATGGTCAGCTATCTCGGTATTCAGCCCATAGTGGCGACTTTAGTCTTGATGGTGGCGGGTCGTGGTGTGGCGCAGCTATTAAACCAGGGCCAGATTGTCACCTTTCAGAACCCTGACTTTGCCGCTTTAGGCTCAGGCTCCTTTTTAGGCTTGCCTGTGCCTGTCTGGCTGGTATTGCTGGCGCTGCTGATTATGCAGTTGCTATTGCGACGCACCGCTTTAGGCTTATTTATCGAAGCTGTAGGCTGTAATGCCAAAGCCAGCCGTTATTTAGGCATAGATGACAGAGGCATTAAGCTGACAGTGTATTTGCTGGCCGGTGGCTGTGCTGCGCTGGCTGGTATTATCGCCACCGCTGATATTCAGGGTTCGGATGCCAATAACGCTGGTTTATGGTTAGAACTGGATGCCATTTTAGCTGTAGTGATAGGCGGAGCCGCTTTAACGGGCGGGCGTTTTTCTCTGCCTCGGGCCGTGATAGGAGTACTGATTATTCAGGCTTTGAGCACCACCATAGTGGTCAGCGGTTTGCCTTCCAAATTTAACTTATTGATCAAAGCTTTAGTGATATTGCTTGTGCTAATGTTGCAGTCGGAATTGTTTCGCAACCAGCTAAAGGCTTTGTTTAGCTTTGGCAAAGCGCGTGGAGGTAAAGCCTGA
- a CDS encoding glycoside hydrolase family 43 protein, translating into MFKFCSGLLISLLSFYALAQDAEPLIKNRADPWVYRAAADSYYFTASVPEFDRIELRYSSSIKGLAQATPKIIWRKKDKGPMSANIWAPELHRIDGSWYIYFAAGKAEEPFHIRTYVLKNNSADPLQGQWQELGPLNTGWDSFNLDATHFEHQGQHYLIWAQQDKNKSYNSALWIAKMRSATELELPATLLTEPTLDWEVLGYKVNEGPAVLIKNGHVWLAYSASATDHRYAMGLLSAAADADLLKTESWSKALKPVFYTNDSLKRFGPGHNSFVLAEDGVTDLMFYHARDYKEIQGNPLLDGNRHTLVRPVYWTDKGQLDFAQDKPD; encoded by the coding sequence ATGTTTAAGTTTTGTAGTGGTCTACTGATAAGCCTGCTGAGTTTTTATGCACTGGCGCAGGATGCAGAGCCTTTGATTAAAAACCGCGCCGATCCCTGGGTGTACAGAGCGGCTGCAGATTCTTACTACTTCACGGCCTCAGTACCAGAATTTGATCGCATAGAGCTTAGATACAGCTCCAGTATTAAAGGCCTGGCTCAGGCTACACCCAAAATTATTTGGCGTAAAAAAGACAAAGGCCCAATGAGTGCTAATATCTGGGCGCCTGAACTGCACCGTATAGACGGCAGCTGGTATATCTACTTTGCTGCAGGCAAGGCGGAAGAGCCTTTCCATATCCGCACTTATGTATTGAAAAATAACTCTGCCGATCCATTACAAGGGCAATGGCAAGAGCTGGGGCCACTGAACACTGGCTGGGATAGTTTTAATCTGGATGCGACTCACTTTGAGCATCAGGGCCAGCATTATCTGATCTGGGCACAGCAGGATAAAAACAAAAGCTACAACAGCGCTTTGTGGATAGCCAAAATGCGTAGCGCTACAGAGCTTGAATTGCCCGCTACTTTACTGACAGAACCCACTCTGGACTGGGAGGTTTTGGGTTATAAGGTCAACGAAGGACCAGCTGTGCTGATTAAAAACGGCCACGTCTGGCTGGCTTATTCAGCCAGTGCCACCGATCACCGCTACGCTATGGGCTTGCTAAGTGCAGCAGCGGATGCAGACTTATTGAAGACAGAAAGCTGGAGCAAAGCGCTCAAACCGGTGTTTTATACCAACGACAGCCTCAAACGTTTTGGCCCTGGCCATAACAGCTTTGTGTTAGCCGAAGATGGTGTCACCGATTTAATGTTCTATCACGCCCGTGATTACAAAGAAATTCAGGGCAATCCATTGCTGGATGGCAATAGACATACCCTTGTGCGGCCTGTGTACTGGACAGACAAAGGCCAGTTAGATTTTGCGCAGGATAAACCTGACTAA
- a CDS encoding SMP-30/gluconolactonase/LRE family protein, with the protein MSEFTLLHSIPLKNKLGEGIVWHVASQSVWWTDIHGRFLYQLFWPSLQLNTYPLPERISCFALLNPADPMRSDYSMLVAFESGFALYQPESQGIFWLAKPEAHLSGNRMNDGRIDRQGRFWAGTMREVDQGQTGTLYRLDQQGCHAVISNLLIPNSLCWNKNSSLMYHADSPTGVIYSYGFDAEQGTASQPQFFASVPDGAEPDGAVIDADDHLLCALWGGAAIARYSPSGQQTALHALPASQPTCLAFGGPELDLLFVTTARQGLTEAQLAAEPDAGSLLIYQSAYQGLPESELAVQDWLALQKTGGADV; encoded by the coding sequence ATGAGCGAGTTCACCTTATTGCACAGCATCCCGCTTAAAAACAAATTAGGTGAAGGTATTGTCTGGCATGTCGCTAGCCAGTCGGTCTGGTGGACTGATATTCATGGCCGCTTTTTGTATCAGTTGTTTTGGCCTTCATTGCAGTTAAATACCTATCCGCTGCCAGAACGCATCAGCTGTTTTGCCTTACTCAACCCAGCTGACCCCATGCGCTCTGACTATTCGATGCTGGTGGCCTTTGAGTCGGGTTTTGCATTGTATCAGCCCGAAAGTCAGGGCATCTTTTGGTTAGCTAAACCTGAAGCACATCTGTCCGGTAACAGAATGAACGACGGTCGAATCGACCGTCAGGGCAGGTTTTGGGCCGGCACTATGCGTGAAGTTGATCAAGGGCAAACCGGCACTTTATACCGGCTGGACCAACAAGGTTGTCATGCTGTGATCTCCAACTTATTAATACCTAACAGTCTGTGCTGGAATAAAAACAGTAGCCTGATGTATCACGCCGATTCTCCCACTGGAGTGATTTATAGCTATGGCTTTGATGCAGAACAAGGCACAGCTTCACAGCCACAGTTCTTTGCTAGCGTGCCTGATGGCGCTGAGCCCGATGGTGCTGTCATAGACGCGGACGATCATCTGCTCTGCGCTTTATGGGGCGGCGCTGCGATAGCCCGTTATTCGCCTTCAGGGCAGCAAACTGCTTTACACGCTTTACCTGCCAGTCAGCCAACTTGCCTGGCTTTTGGTGGGCCTGAGCTGGATCTGCTGTTTGTCACTACAGCGCGTCAGGGCTTAACAGAGGCACAACTGGCGGCTGAGCCTGATGCAGGTAGTTTATTGATTTATCAGTCTGCTTATCAGGGCTTACCAGAGTCTGAACTGGCCGTGCAGGATTGGCTGGCTTTGCAAAAAACTGGGGGTGCTGATGTTTAA
- a CDS encoding M16 family metallopeptidase: MSYFTKTPKAAALVLLSSFVFALPVMAEQAKSHSSFQMPAYEQLKLDNGLTVFLLPQHEVPLITVQATVRAGAVNDKVAGLSQLTSQALLLGAGGKTKAEIEQLVDFLGASLNSDGSMEGSSLRANFMAKDTEQMLAVLHSVLTQPSFDQTEFDKLKARQIAAVAQAKESPRMVMEQYFNKLVFGSHPYGNASSGTAESLKGISQAQVKNFHQSFYQPGNTAISIVGDFKPQQMKAQLQKIFASWKNGDAVKQPDLTAALPKAKNAKVLLVNKADAIETTFTIGGVGIKQDNPDYVGISVVNTVLGGRFTSWLNDELRVNSGLTYGARSGFDRYSASGTFSIGSFTKTESTKAAVDLALKTYQRLWDQGIDQATLDSAKAYVKGQFPPRFETNTALAGLLGDMYLYGFNQDFINSFQSKVDQLTVAESKRLINSYFPKDKLQFVLIGKAEAIKDIAKNYGEVTQVEITADTF; encoded by the coding sequence ATGAGCTATTTCACAAAAACTCCTAAAGCGGCGGCGCTGGTTTTACTAAGCTCTTTTGTTTTTGCCTTGCCGGTTATGGCAGAGCAAGCAAAAAGCCATAGCAGCTTCCAAATGCCAGCTTATGAGCAATTGAAGCTGGATAATGGCCTAACGGTATTTTTATTGCCGCAACATGAAGTACCATTAATTACAGTGCAGGCCACAGTACGTGCTGGTGCAGTCAACGACAAAGTGGCGGGTTTATCCCAGTTAACCAGTCAGGCTTTGTTGTTAGGTGCTGGAGGTAAAACCAAAGCAGAAATTGAACAACTGGTCGACTTTTTAGGTGCCAGTTTAAACAGCGATGGCTCTATGGAAGGTTCCAGTCTGCGCGCCAACTTTATGGCCAAAGACACTGAGCAAATGCTTGCTGTACTGCATAGTGTGCTGACTCAGCCCAGTTTTGACCAGACGGAGTTTGATAAGTTAAAAGCTCGTCAAATCGCCGCTGTGGCCCAGGCGAAAGAAAGCCCGCGTATGGTGATGGAGCAGTACTTTAATAAACTGGTATTTGGTTCTCACCCTTATGGCAACGCTAGTTCAGGCACCGCAGAGTCATTAAAAGGTATCAGCCAGGCGCAGGTAAAAAACTTCCATCAAAGCTTTTATCAGCCAGGTAATACCGCCATCAGCATAGTGGGCGATTTCAAACCTCAACAGATGAAAGCTCAGCTACAAAAAATCTTTGCCAGTTGGAAAAACGGCGACGCGGTGAAGCAACCCGATTTAACGGCCGCTTTACCAAAGGCAAAAAATGCCAAAGTGTTGCTGGTGAACAAAGCTGATGCAATAGAAACCACTTTTACTATCGGTGGTGTTGGTATTAAGCAAGATAACCCGGATTATGTAGGTATCTCAGTGGTCAATACTGTACTGGGTGGCCGTTTTACCTCTTGGTTGAATGACGAGCTTAGAGTGAACTCAGGTTTAACCTACGGCGCCCGTTCTGGTTTTGATCGGTACTCTGCCAGTGGCACTTTTAGTATCGGTAGTTTTACTAAAACTGAAAGCACCAAGGCCGCTGTGGATTTAGCTTTAAAAACCTACCAGCGCTTATGGGATCAGGGCATAGATCAAGCGACGCTGGATTCAGCTAAAGCTTATGTCAAAGGCCAGTTCCCGCCTCGTTTTGAAACCAATACGGCCTTAGCTGGTTTGTTAGGCGATATGTACCTGTATGGTTTTAATCAGGACTTTATCAACAGTTTCCAAAGCAAGGTAGACCAACTGACAGTGGCTGAAAGCAAGCGTTTGATCAACAGCTACTTTCCAAAAGATAAGCTGCAATTTGTGCTGATTGGCAAAGCAGAAGCTATTAAAGACATCGCCAAAAATTATGGTGAAGTCACACAAGTAGAAATCACCGCCGACACTTTCTAG
- a CDS encoding M16 family metallopeptidase, with protein MKLKHSALALMLGLTISSAQATEAKDIQSFTLKNGMKILVLEDASIPNANSYLFWKVGSRNEHPGITGISHFFEHMMFNGAKKYGPKMFDRTMEAAGGANNAYTTEDLTVYTNWFPANALETIFDLEADRIAHLDINAKMVESERGVVASERTTGLENSNFRTIQGEMKGVAFQAHPYSWSVIGHESDIKAWTLDDLKRYHKTYYAPNNAVMVVAGDVKLSEVKKLAEQYFAPIPSQPKPEDVRTVEPEQKGERRVYVQKASVTSPNLLLGFHIPASSSPDYYALDLLNSILGEGNSSRLYQGLVDKELAVDVFSYLPMSFDPNLFYLMAIASPGVKAADLETAFIAVINKVAKEGVSQDELEKAKNQKLMQFYREMETINGKADIIGTYELYFGSYQKLFDAPKNYQKVTPADIQRVAQSYLKKSNRTVAVLDSAEDKDL; from the coding sequence ATGAAGTTAAAACATTCAGCTTTGGCGCTGATGCTCGGGCTGACCATCAGTTCAGCGCAAGCAACTGAAGCCAAAGATATTCAAAGCTTTACGCTTAAAAATGGTATGAAAATTCTGGTACTGGAAGATGCATCTATTCCTAATGCCAACAGCTATTTATTCTGGAAAGTAGGTTCGCGTAACGAACATCCGGGTATTACAGGTATTTCGCATTTTTTTGAGCATATGATGTTTAATGGCGCGAAAAAGTACGGCCCAAAGATGTTTGACCGTACTATGGAAGCCGCAGGTGGCGCCAATAATGCTTACACCACAGAAGATTTAACTGTTTATACCAACTGGTTTCCCGCCAATGCATTAGAAACTATTTTTGATTTAGAAGCTGACCGCATAGCTCATCTGGATATCAACGCCAAAATGGTCGAAAGCGAACGAGGCGTTGTTGCTTCTGAACGCACCACAGGTCTTGAAAACTCCAATTTCCGTACTATTCAGGGCGAAATGAAAGGGGTGGCTTTTCAGGCCCATCCGTACAGCTGGTCTGTGATTGGTCATGAATCAGATATCAAAGCCTGGACTTTGGACGATTTAAAGCGGTATCACAAAACCTACTACGCACCGAACAATGCTGTGATGGTGGTGGCTGGTGATGTGAAACTCTCTGAAGTAAAGAAGCTGGCAGAGCAGTATTTTGCTCCTATTCCATCTCAGCCTAAGCCAGAGGACGTGCGCACTGTTGAACCAGAACAAAAAGGCGAGCGTCGGGTTTATGTGCAAAAAGCGTCGGTGACCAGCCCTAACTTATTGCTAGGTTTTCATATCCCAGCCAGTTCCAGCCCAGATTATTATGCGCTGGATTTGCTGAACTCCATTTTAGGTGAAGGTAACAGCTCACGTTTATATCAGGGCCTGGTCGACAAAGAGCTGGCAGTGGATGTATTCAGCTATTTGCCGATGTCCTTCGATCCAAATCTGTTTTATCTGATGGCTATCGCCAGCCCTGGTGTAAAAGCTGCTGATCTGGAAACTGCGTTCATTGCGGTGATCAACAAAGTAGCCAAAGAAGGTGTCAGCCAGGACGAACTGGAAAAAGCTAAAAACCAAAAATTAATGCAGTTCTACCGCGAAATGGAAACCATCAATGGCAAAGCCGATATTATCGGCACCTACGAGCTGTATTTTGGCAGTTATCAAAAATTGTTTGATGCACCAAAAAATTATCAAAAAGTCACTCCTGCTGATATTCAGCGCGTGGCACAAAGCTACCTGAAAAAATCCAACCGCACTGTTGCTGTGCTGGACTCTGCTGAGGATAAAGATCTATGA